Proteins encoded within one genomic window of Cydia pomonella isolate Wapato2018A chromosome 12, ilCydPomo1, whole genome shotgun sequence:
- the LOC133523713 gene encoding uncharacterized protein LOC133523713, which yields MAPAPRVETNEIKSSALELIGNTPLVALDRLHSGPGRILAKCEFMNPGGSIKDRSSLYMINAALKNGELKPGNPILEVTSGNQGCGLAVVAAVKDHPLTIYMSAGNSEQRAIQMEACGAKCIRVPQVEGVYGKVTYADVQAAEEECLKTVEKTGHFLVNQFYNEANVQAHYEMTGPEIWRQTGGHVDAFVATAGTSGTFSGTSKYLKEKNPAMKAYIIEPEGAEVIAGKPVWKACHKLQGSGYGVVPALFKYDVMDGTLSVSDAEAVHYKRLLGEKEGLYVGYTSGANVAAAVKLLQSGNLPEDAWVVTMLNDTGLKYSPTLDEIRSDDS from the coding sequence ATGGCACCTGCTCCCCGTGTTgaaactaatgaaattaaatcgTCAGCTTTGGAGCTAATAGGTAATACTCCACTCGTTGCTCTTGATCGATTGCACTCTGGACCTGGACGAATCCTAGCAAAATGTGAATTTATGAACCCGGGAGGATCCATCAAGGACCGATCGTCTTTGTACATGATAAATGCTGCTCTGAAGAACGGTGAGCTGAAACCTGGTAACCCGATTTTAGAAGTGACATCTGGCAACCAAGGCTGTGGTCTCGCCGTAGTCGCTGCTGTAAAAGATCATCCTTTGACAATTTATATGTCTGCGGGCAACAGCGAGCAAAGAGCGATACAAATGGAAGCGTGCGGTGCGAAATGTATCCGAGTACCACAAGTTGAGGGTGTCTACGGCAAAGTCACTTATGCTGACGTTCAAGCGGCGGAAGAAGAATGTTTAAAAACCGTTGAAAAGACCGGCCACTTTCTTGTAAATCAGTTTTATAATGAAGCGAACGTACAAGCTCACTACGAAATGACAGGGCCAGAAATTTGGAGACAAACTGGTGGTCACGTAGATGCATTTGTAGCCACTGCCGGAACGAGCGGTACTTTTTCGGGAACATCGAAATATTTGAAAGAGAAGAACCCTGCAATGAAAGCCTACATAATTGAGCCGGAAGGAGCGGAGGTAATAGCCGGCAAGCCCGTCTGGAAGGCGTGCCACAAGCTGCAGGGTTCTGGCTACGGCGTGGTGCCGGCGCTATTCAAGTATGACGTGATGGATGGAACGCTTAGCGTATCGGACGCTGAGGCCGTGCACTACAAGCGGCTACTGGGCGAGAAGGAGGGGCTATACGTGGGCTACACGAGCGGCGCCAACGTGGCCGCCGCCGTTAAGCTGCTGCAGTCCGGAAACCTGCCCGAGGACGCCTGGGTGGTCACCATGCTCAACGACACAGGTTTGAAGTACTCGCCCACATTAGACGAAATCAGAAGTGATGATAGTTAA